One Corallococcus exiguus DNA segment encodes these proteins:
- the pth gene encoding aminoacyl-tRNA hydrolase, with protein sequence MKLICGLGNPGREYERHRHNVGFMVVDALLSRARAELTQDKFQARVGQGNLGGERILFVEPQTYMNLSGRSVAEAARFYKVEVQDVLVVHDELDLPFGRLQLKAGGGAGGHNGLKSMVQCLGEDAFIRVRVGIGKPEGPNAKERVAGYVLSNFDDGERRQLEELVGKAADMAESWVRDGLSTAMNRHNRKA encoded by the coding sequence ATGAAGCTCATCTGCGGGCTGGGCAACCCCGGGCGCGAGTACGAGCGCCACCGCCACAACGTCGGGTTCATGGTGGTGGACGCGCTCCTGTCGCGCGCCCGCGCGGAGCTCACCCAGGACAAGTTCCAGGCGCGGGTGGGCCAGGGAAACCTGGGCGGCGAGCGCATCCTCTTCGTGGAGCCGCAGACGTACATGAACCTGTCCGGCCGCTCCGTGGCGGAGGCCGCGCGCTTCTACAAGGTCGAAGTGCAGGACGTGCTCGTGGTGCACGACGAGCTGGATCTGCCCTTCGGGCGGCTGCAGCTCAAGGCGGGCGGCGGCGCGGGCGGGCACAACGGGCTCAAGAGCATGGTGCAGTGCCTGGGCGAGGACGCCTTCATCCGGGTACGGGTGGGCATTGGCAAGCCGGAGGGCCCCAACGCCAAGGAGCGCGTGGCGGGCTACGTCCTGTCCAACTTCGACGACGGCGAGCGCCGCCAGTTGGAGGAGCTCGTCGGGAAGGCGGCGGACATGGCGGAGAGCTGGGTGCGCGACGGGCTCTCCACGGCGATGAACCGCCACAACCGCAAGGCCTGA
- a CDS encoding uracil phosphoribosyltransferase yields the protein MRDTLYANVPFKLNEMAHHYGPSVHLVGNPFLLSQLATLCAKGTLQPQINRLVEQLYADLVKTVINAEFPRKMVTIPTRMIDSTPLGIYQGEVVDPQLRVVTVNIARAGTLPSQVTYDLLNFTVDPSLVRQDHIIMSRMIDAAQAVVGSEIGGAKIGGDVDDAFVLFPDPMGATGGSLATAIQLYKTRVPGKARRIITLNLIVTPEYLRRMTTEHPDVIIYALRLDRGLSPPEVFGTAPGLLWEKERGLDDRQYIVPGGGGFGEIMNNAYV from the coding sequence ATGCGCGACACTCTCTACGCGAACGTGCCGTTCAAGTTGAACGAGATGGCCCACCACTATGGTCCCAGCGTCCACCTGGTGGGAAATCCGTTTCTCCTCTCCCAGCTGGCCACGCTGTGCGCCAAGGGCACGCTGCAGCCGCAGATCAACCGGCTGGTGGAGCAGCTCTACGCGGACCTGGTGAAGACGGTCATCAACGCGGAGTTCCCGCGCAAGATGGTGACCATTCCCACCCGCATGATCGACTCCACGCCCCTGGGCATCTACCAGGGCGAGGTGGTGGACCCGCAGCTGCGCGTGGTGACGGTGAACATCGCGCGGGCGGGCACGCTGCCGTCGCAGGTGACGTATGACCTGCTCAACTTCACGGTGGACCCGTCCCTGGTGCGCCAGGACCACATCATCATGAGCCGGATGATCGACGCGGCCCAGGCGGTGGTGGGTTCGGAGATTGGCGGCGCGAAGATTGGCGGGGACGTGGATGACGCGTTCGTGCTGTTCCCGGACCCCATGGGGGCCACGGGCGGCAGCCTGGCCACGGCCATCCAGCTGTACAAGACGAGGGTGCCCGGGAAGGCCCGGCGCATCATCACGCTCAACCTCATCGTCACGCCGGAGTACCTGCGCCGGATGACGACGGAGCACCCGGACGTCATCATCTACGCGCTCCGTCTGGACCGCGGCCTGTCCCCGCCGGAGGTGTTCGGCACCGCGCCGGGCCTGCTCTGGGAGAAGGAGCGGGGCCTGGATGACCGTCAGTACATCGTCCCCGGCGGCGGCGGCTTCGGGGAGATCATGAACAACGCCTACGTGTAG
- a CDS encoding 50S ribosomal protein L25/general stress protein Ctc: MATDKSTLEAQAREGSGKGIARRLRASGQVPAVVYGKHLKAPLHISVDPKAIRTAINTPHKLNTLIQLKLAGNEQQVLLKDYQMDPLTRDILHADFIAVSEKEQVKVNLPVVLTGKAPGVAEGGLLTQIRRNLEVWALPGAIPLQIEVDVSNLQIAEAIHVNDVKLPEGVSVKTHVNYTIAVLAAPEAAEAAPAAAAAAAAAPAAGKAADAKAGDAKAPAAAAAKAPAKAAAKK; this comes from the coding sequence ATGGCCACCGACAAGAGCACCCTCGAAGCGCAGGCCCGTGAAGGTTCCGGCAAGGGCATTGCCCGCCGCCTGCGTGCGTCCGGCCAGGTTCCCGCCGTCGTCTACGGCAAGCACCTGAAGGCGCCGCTGCACATCTCCGTGGACCCCAAGGCCATCCGCACGGCCATCAACACCCCGCACAAGCTGAACACGCTCATCCAGCTGAAGCTGGCCGGCAATGAGCAGCAGGTCCTGCTGAAGGACTACCAGATGGACCCGCTCACCCGCGACATCCTGCACGCGGACTTCATCGCCGTGAGCGAGAAGGAGCAGGTCAAGGTGAACCTCCCCGTCGTGCTCACCGGCAAGGCCCCGGGCGTGGCGGAGGGCGGTCTGCTCACGCAGATCCGCCGCAACCTGGAGGTCTGGGCGCTCCCCGGCGCCATCCCGCTCCAGATTGAAGTGGACGTCAGCAATCTGCAGATCGCGGAAGCCATCCACGTGAACGACGTGAAGCTCCCCGAGGGCGTGTCCGTGAAGACGCACGTCAACTACACCATCGCGGTCCTCGCCGCGCCGGAAGCGGCGGAGGCGGCTCCGGCGGCTGCGGCGGCTGCGGCGGCTGCCCCGGCGGCGGGCAAGGCGGCGGACGCGAAGGCGGGCGACGCGAAGGCCCCTGCGGCGGCCGCGGCCAAGGCCCCGGCCAAGGCCGCGGCGAAGAAGTAG
- a CDS encoding DUF5658 family protein, whose product MAATANEVQAGSWAQQASFYTSPASVALLMLNLLDGLFTLLFLQLGVAEELNPVMRVAYEQSPLLFMFSKLLIVNAGLCLLCLHRRLKASRLAIRAGAIVYAIIVVYHLAFLAHLVSHWPFGA is encoded by the coding sequence GTGGCGGCGACGGCGAACGAGGTGCAGGCGGGGAGTTGGGCGCAGCAGGCTTCTTTCTACACGTCACCGGCGTCGGTGGCGCTGCTCATGCTGAACCTGTTGGACGGGCTGTTCACCCTGCTCTTCCTGCAGCTGGGAGTCGCGGAGGAGCTCAACCCGGTGATGCGCGTGGCGTACGAGCAGTCACCGCTGCTCTTCATGTTCTCCAAGCTGCTCATCGTGAACGCGGGGCTGTGCCTGCTGTGCCTGCACCGCCGGCTCAAGGCCAGCCGCCTCGCCATCCGCGCGGGCGCCATCGTCTACGCCATCATCGTGGTCTACCACCTGGCCTTCCTCGCCCACCTGGTGAGTCATTGGCCCTTCGGGGCATGA
- a CDS encoding sensor histidine kinase: MRAWEDVPSTRWRWPRLRLRPALKVLAFGLALGVWQGSAVRLMQLMRPHPGHWAPAFIWEMTSALAVTLLLPVLMTAVLNAPAPRVGWTRFLGIHAAAFSLFTSLHIALMAGLRHGIYALLELGDYDLGPPVYALPMEAQKDLITYGLGCAVISLLYEWRQRQARALRSAELEGELRAAQLQSLTGQLHPHFLFNALHTIGSVMYEDLPRTDRLLSDLGQLLRASLERTEPTWTLAEERGHTERFVALLAARFGDRLDVRWDVAPGLEPQRVPCFALQTLVENAVKHNQDLRGALEVRIRARAETDRWALEVEDTGRGFGAPSPASGPGVGLTQLERVLTLLHGDRARLERGAGPEGGARVTVWLPRVEVA, from the coding sequence GTGAGGGCCTGGGAGGACGTTCCATCCACGCGGTGGCGCTGGCCCCGGCTGCGCTTGCGTCCGGCGCTGAAGGTCCTGGCGTTCGGGCTGGCCCTGGGCGTGTGGCAGGGCAGCGCGGTGCGGCTGATGCAGCTGATGCGGCCGCATCCGGGCCATTGGGCGCCGGCGTTCATCTGGGAGATGACCAGCGCGCTCGCCGTCACGCTGCTGCTCCCCGTCCTGATGACGGCGGTGCTCAACGCGCCGGCCCCTCGCGTGGGCTGGACGCGCTTCCTGGGCATCCACGCGGCGGCATTCAGCCTCTTCACGTCGCTGCACATCGCGCTGATGGCGGGGCTGCGGCATGGCATCTACGCGCTGCTGGAGCTGGGGGACTACGACCTGGGGCCTCCCGTGTACGCGCTCCCCATGGAGGCGCAGAAGGACCTGATTACCTACGGCCTGGGCTGCGCGGTCATCTCGCTCCTGTACGAGTGGCGACAGCGGCAGGCCCGGGCGCTGCGCTCGGCGGAGCTGGAGGGCGAGCTGCGGGCCGCGCAGCTCCAGTCGCTCACGGGCCAGCTGCACCCGCACTTCCTCTTCAACGCGCTGCACACCATCGGGTCGGTGATGTACGAGGACCTGCCGCGCACGGACCGGCTCCTGAGCGACCTGGGCCAGCTCCTGCGCGCGAGCCTGGAGCGCACCGAGCCCACCTGGACGCTGGCCGAGGAGCGCGGGCACACCGAGCGCTTCGTCGCATTGCTCGCGGCGCGCTTCGGCGACCGGTTGGACGTGCGCTGGGACGTGGCGCCGGGCCTGGAGCCCCAACGCGTGCCCTGCTTCGCGTTGCAGACGCTGGTGGAGAACGCGGTGAAGCACAACCAGGACCTGCGCGGCGCGCTGGAGGTGCGCATCCGCGCGCGTGCTGAAACGGACCGCTGGGCGCTGGAGGTGGAGGACACCGGGCGCGGCTTCGGGGCGCCCTCCCCTGCCTCCGGGCCTGGCGTGGGGCTGACGCAGTTGGAGCGCGTGCTCACGCTGCTTCATGGAGACCGGGCCCGGCTGGAGCGTGGCGCGGGACCGGAGGGTGGCGCGCGCGTGACGGTATGGCTGCCCCGGGTGGAGGTCGCATGA
- a CDS encoding acyltransferase family protein, which translates to MSAPIRPAAAHHPDLDWLRVLAIVVLHLFHTGMMFNTWEWHIKSPQALPLLEPVMGVLHLVRMPLLMVISGAGTAFALRRRSLRAFTKDRTKRLLLPLVFGMFVVVPPQIYVERLFQGRIQGSYAAFYPTVFDFVPYPAGSFSWHHLWFVAYLFVYCLLALPLFAALRTQAGGRFLAWADAWLSRGVNVLWLVVPLALNRVLLRDFPETHALLDDPRTFVHYGLLFLYGHLLGRCPGVWGRLVALRHVLLAVALAALVVELVWPWPVMPVVPAIVGGTVLIWSGLLTAMAWARHHVRTAPAWLPHAQALSYPFYIFHQTVIICVGYLCLRLPVGPWAMLFAVLTLSFAVTLALCEGVSRVAWLRPLFGMKPRAARPAVLTPEAVG; encoded by the coding sequence ATGAGCGCCCCAATCCGCCCCGCCGCCGCGCACCACCCCGACCTGGACTGGCTCCGGGTGCTGGCCATCGTGGTGCTGCACCTGTTCCACACCGGGATGATGTTCAACACCTGGGAGTGGCACATCAAGAGCCCCCAGGCGCTGCCGCTGCTGGAGCCCGTCATGGGGGTGCTGCACTTGGTGCGCATGCCGCTGCTGATGGTCATCTCCGGCGCGGGCACCGCGTTCGCGCTCCGGCGGCGCTCCTTGAGGGCGTTCACGAAGGACCGGACGAAGCGGCTGTTGTTGCCGCTGGTGTTCGGCATGTTCGTGGTGGTGCCGCCGCAGATCTACGTGGAGCGGCTGTTCCAGGGCCGCATCCAGGGGAGCTACGCCGCGTTCTACCCGACGGTGTTCGACTTCGTGCCCTACCCCGCGGGCAGCTTCAGCTGGCACCATCTGTGGTTCGTGGCCTACCTGTTCGTCTACTGCCTCCTGGCCCTGCCCCTCTTCGCGGCGCTGCGCACGCAAGCCGGGGGGCGGTTCCTCGCGTGGGCGGACGCGTGGCTGTCGCGTGGAGTGAACGTGCTGTGGCTCGTGGTGCCGCTGGCGCTCAACCGGGTGCTGCTGCGCGACTTCCCGGAGACGCACGCGCTGCTGGATGATCCGCGCACGTTCGTGCACTACGGCCTGCTGTTCCTCTACGGCCACCTGCTGGGCCGCTGCCCGGGCGTATGGGGCCGGCTGGTGGCGCTGCGCCACGTGCTGCTGGCCGTGGCGTTGGCTGCGCTCGTGGTGGAGCTGGTGTGGCCGTGGCCGGTGATGCCGGTGGTGCCCGCCATCGTGGGGGGCACGGTGCTCATCTGGAGCGGGCTGCTGACGGCGATGGCCTGGGCGCGGCACCACGTGCGCACGGCCCCCGCGTGGCTTCCGCACGCGCAGGCGCTGTCGTATCCGTTCTACATCTTCCACCAGACGGTCATCATCTGCGTGGGCTACCTGTGCCTGCGCCTGCCGGTGGGTCCCTGGGCCATGCTGTTCGCGGTGCTCACGCTGTCCTTCGCCGTCACGCTGGCGCTGTGTGAAGGCGTGTCCCGCGTGGCCTGGCTCCGGCCGCTCTTCGGCATGAAGCCCCGCGCCGCGCGTCCCGCCGTCCTCACCCCGGAGGCCGTGGGGTGA
- a CDS encoding LytR/AlgR family response regulator transcription factor — MTVFRVLVVDDEAPARAKVKRLLADDARFTCVGEASDGTEALARIESLRPDLVVLDVQMPGLTGFEVLEALGTDACPAVIFSTAYERFALQAFEAHAADYLLKPYDAGRFTRALDKAHALLSAGTRGSAAMDALLATVAKARPERPLERLVVKVGEGWVPLRLDTVWRLSSEDKYVRLFTAQGEHLVRQTLRALEERLDPTRFVRVHRGDLVNLEAVARLEPWTHGDGILVLKDGSTVILSRTYREAFLQQWGAAE, encoded by the coding sequence ATGACGGTGTTCCGCGTGCTGGTGGTGGACGACGAGGCGCCCGCGCGCGCGAAGGTGAAGCGCCTGCTGGCGGACGACGCGCGCTTCACCTGCGTGGGCGAGGCCTCGGACGGGACGGAGGCGCTCGCGCGCATCGAATCGCTGCGGCCGGACCTGGTGGTGCTGGACGTGCAGATGCCCGGCCTCACCGGCTTCGAGGTCCTGGAGGCGCTCGGGACGGACGCCTGCCCCGCCGTCATCTTCTCCACCGCCTACGAGCGCTTCGCGCTCCAAGCCTTCGAGGCCCACGCGGCGGACTACCTCCTCAAGCCCTATGACGCGGGCCGCTTCACCCGGGCGCTCGACAAGGCCCATGCGCTGCTGAGCGCGGGCACGCGCGGCTCGGCCGCGATGGACGCCCTGCTCGCCACGGTGGCGAAGGCCCGCCCGGAACGCCCCCTGGAGCGGCTGGTGGTGAAGGTGGGCGAGGGCTGGGTGCCCCTGCGCCTGGACACCGTGTGGCGCCTGTCGTCGGAGGACAAGTACGTGCGGCTCTTCACCGCCCAGGGCGAACACCTGGTGCGCCAGACGCTGCGGGCCCTGGAGGAGCGCCTGGACCCCACCCGCTTCGTGCGCGTGCACCGCGGCGACCTGGTGAACCTGGAGGCCGTGGCCCGCCTGGAGCCGTGGACGCATGGGGACGGCATCCTGGTGCTCAAGGACGGCTCCACGGTGATCCTCAGTCGCACCTACCGGGAGGCCTTCCTCCAGCAGTGGGGCGCCGCCGAATAG
- the spoVG gene encoding septation regulator SpoVG produces the protein MNITDVRVFPVEEDKLKAYVTITLDHCFVVRDLKVIHGSTGLFIAMPAKKRKDGTYKDIAHPLNADTRSQMERVILIEYEKHLHQAQNGTLGPVAAELD, from the coding sequence ATGAACATCACCGACGTCCGGGTGTTTCCGGTCGAAGAGGACAAGCTCAAGGCGTACGTCACCATCACCCTGGATCACTGCTTCGTCGTGCGCGACCTGAAGGTGATCCACGGCTCCACCGGGCTCTTCATCGCGATGCCCGCGAAAAAACGGAAGGACGGGACCTACAAGGACATCGCCCATCCGTTGAACGCGGACACGCGAAGCCAGATGGAGCGGGTCATCCTCATCGAGTACGAGAAACACCTTCACCAGGCGCAGAACGGGACGCTCGGTCCCGTGGCGGCTGAACTCGACTAA
- a CDS encoding ribose-phosphate pyrophosphokinase, which translates to MQPSRDFKVFAGNSNPALAQRICEYLQRPLGNAVVDTFSDGEIHVEIGENVRGQDVFIVQSTCPPTNHHLMELLIMCDALKRASAGSITAVMPYYGYARQDRKVAARTPITAKLVADMLEVAGVNRVVSMDMHAGQIQGFFNMPSDHLYGSPVFLEDIRKRFTESSELVIVSPDAGGVERARAYSKRLNTGLAIIDKRRPRPNASEVMNLIGDVNGKDAILVDDMVDTAGTLAQAALALKDKGARRVLAYAVHPILSGPAIQRITDSVLEEVVFTDTVPLAANAKACPKIRALQTDALFGEAIARIHRADSLSSLFV; encoded by the coding sequence ATGCAGCCGTCGCGTGACTTCAAGGTGTTCGCCGGGAACTCGAACCCGGCGTTGGCGCAGCGCATCTGCGAATACCTCCAGCGGCCCCTGGGCAACGCGGTGGTGGACACGTTCTCTGACGGGGAGATCCACGTCGAGATCGGCGAGAACGTGCGAGGACAGGACGTGTTCATCGTCCAGTCCACCTGCCCGCCGACGAACCATCACCTGATGGAGCTGCTGATCATGTGCGACGCCCTCAAGCGGGCGAGCGCAGGCTCCATCACCGCCGTGATGCCGTACTACGGCTACGCGCGACAGGACCGGAAGGTGGCGGCCCGCACGCCCATCACCGCCAAGCTGGTGGCGGACATGCTGGAGGTCGCGGGCGTCAACCGGGTGGTGTCCATGGACATGCACGCCGGGCAGATCCAGGGCTTCTTCAACATGCCCTCGGATCATCTCTACGGCTCGCCGGTGTTCCTGGAGGACATCCGCAAGCGCTTCACGGAGTCGAGCGAGCTGGTCATCGTCAGCCCGGACGCCGGCGGCGTGGAGCGCGCGCGCGCCTACTCCAAGCGGCTGAACACGGGGCTGGCCATCATCGACAAGCGCCGCCCGCGCCCCAACGCCTCGGAGGTGATGAACCTCATTGGCGACGTGAACGGCAAGGACGCCATCCTGGTGGACGACATGGTGGACACCGCGGGCACGCTCGCCCAGGCGGCCCTCGCGCTGAAGGACAAGGGCGCGCGCCGGGTGCTCGCGTACGCGGTGCACCCCATCCTGTCCGGCCCCGCCATCCAGCGCATCACCGACTCCGTCCTGGAGGAGGTCGTCTTCACGGACACGGTGCCGCTCGCGGCCAACGCCAAGGCGTGCCCGAAGATCCGCGCCCTGCAGACGGACGCCCTCTTCGGGGAAGCCATCGCGCGCATCCACCGCGCGGACTCGCTGAGCTCTCTGTTCGTCTGA
- the rpsF gene encoding 30S ribosomal protein S6 has product MAETQAAKRLREYETIFLVKPDVTDDNVDKLKERVRTIVSREGGKVLRFTVWGKKKTLFPVAKQPRAIYVHTSFLGDGKLVAEIERNLRNIDDVTRYISVKIADEVDPESRPVLEDLKLAGDVEETRPGAPVEREGGFRSETPEFAGGDSEEESTEEA; this is encoded by the coding sequence ATGGCAGAGACGCAGGCCGCCAAGCGGCTTCGTGAGTACGAGACCATCTTCCTGGTCAAGCCGGACGTGACCGACGACAACGTGGACAAGCTCAAGGAGCGCGTCCGCACCATCGTCTCGCGTGAGGGCGGCAAGGTCCTCCGCTTCACGGTGTGGGGGAAGAAGAAGACCCTGTTCCCCGTGGCCAAGCAGCCCCGCGCCATCTACGTCCACACGAGCTTCCTGGGTGACGGCAAGCTGGTGGCGGAGATCGAGCGCAACCTGCGCAACATCGACGACGTCACGCGCTACATCTCCGTGAAGATCGCGGACGAGGTGGATCCCGAGTCCCGTCCGGTGCTCGAGGACCTCAAGCTGGCCGGCGACGTCGAGGAGACCCGTCCGGGCGCTCCCGTCGAGCGCGAGGGTGGCTTCCGCAGCGAGACGCCTGAGTTCGCGGGTGGCGATTCGGAAGAGGAGTCCACGGAGGAGGCGTAA
- the rplI gene encoding 50S ribosomal protein L9 — protein MKVILREDIDNLGKSGELVTVKDGFGRNFLLPRKKAVLASEQNLRQLEHEKAVHTARNAKLKGAADEQAKKLGSVKVTIKRKVGEQDKLFGSVTVLDIAEALAAQGQQVDRRQLHLAEPIKSLGNYEVELRLHREVTAKIKVDVVAE, from the coding sequence ATGAAGGTCATTCTGCGTGAGGACATCGACAACCTCGGCAAGTCCGGCGAGCTCGTCACGGTGAAGGACGGCTTCGGCCGTAACTTCCTGCTGCCGCGCAAGAAGGCGGTCCTGGCGAGCGAGCAGAACCTGCGTCAGCTGGAGCACGAGAAGGCCGTGCACACGGCGCGCAATGCCAAGCTGAAGGGCGCTGCCGACGAGCAGGCCAAGAAGCTGGGCAGCGTCAAGGTCACCATCAAGCGCAAGGTGGGCGAGCAGGACAAGCTGTTCGGCTCCGTCACGGTGCTGGACATCGCCGAGGCGCTCGCGGCCCAGGGCCAGCAGGTGGATCGCCGCCAGCTGCACCTGGCCGAGCCCATCAAGTCGCTGGGCAACTACGAAGTGGAGCTCCGCCTGCACCGCGAGGTGACGGCGAAGATCAAGGTCGACGTGGTGGCCGAGTAG
- the hpt gene encoding hypoxanthine phosphoribosyltransferase, whose translation MTTFHEKDVGVLISEEAVQARVKELGAQITRDYEGKELTLICVLKGSAFFAIDLARAIDLPLTLEFLGVSSYHGGTESTGEVRITTDVSKPMAGKHLLVIEDIIDTGLTMSFLLENLRARHPASVKICSLLEKPARAKTKVEIDYKGFVIEDKFVVGYGLDYGEKYRNLPFIGIWKHV comes from the coding sequence GTGACGACGTTCCACGAGAAGGATGTCGGCGTCCTCATCTCCGAGGAGGCCGTGCAGGCGCGCGTGAAGGAGCTGGGCGCGCAGATTACCCGCGACTACGAGGGCAAGGAGCTGACGCTCATCTGCGTGCTCAAGGGCTCCGCGTTCTTCGCCATCGACCTGGCGCGCGCCATTGATTTGCCGCTGACGCTCGAGTTCCTGGGCGTGTCCAGCTACCACGGCGGCACGGAGTCCACGGGCGAGGTGCGCATCACCACGGACGTGTCCAAGCCGATGGCGGGCAAGCACCTGCTCGTCATCGAGGACATCATCGACACGGGGCTCACCATGAGCTTCCTCCTGGAGAACCTCCGGGCGCGGCACCCGGCGTCGGTGAAGATCTGCTCGCTGCTGGAGAAGCCCGCGCGGGCCAAGACGAAGGTGGAAATCGACTACAAGGGCTTCGTCATCGAGGACAAGTTCGTCGTCGGGTACGGCCTGGACTACGGCGAGAAGTACCGGAACCTGCCGTTCATCGGCATCTGGAAGCACGTCTGA
- a CDS encoding thymidine kinase, with the protein MHQFPKDIGWIEVICGSMFSGKTEELIRRVKRALYGRQKVRVFKPRIDTRYDDTQVVSHSQLKLTSLPIERAEEIFRHLSPDTQVVGIDEVQFLGGEVVQVCEALAQRGMRVICAGLDQDYQGRPFEPMPQLMAVAEYVTKELAICAVCGNPANRSQRIIGSEERVVVGAAGAYEPRCRKCHVAEPAEASPPQTLKLFD; encoded by the coding sequence TTGCATCAATTCCCCAAAGATATCGGGTGGATAGAGGTCATCTGCGGATCGATGTTCTCCGGCAAGACGGAGGAGTTGATCCGCCGCGTCAAGCGCGCGCTGTACGGCCGGCAGAAGGTGCGCGTGTTCAAGCCGCGCATCGACACCCGCTACGACGACACGCAGGTGGTCAGCCACAGCCAGTTGAAATTGACGTCCCTGCCTATCGAAAGGGCTGAAGAAATTTTCCGGCACCTGTCCCCCGACACGCAGGTGGTGGGCATCGACGAGGTGCAGTTCCTGGGCGGAGAAGTGGTGCAGGTGTGCGAGGCGCTCGCCCAGCGGGGCATGCGCGTCATCTGCGCGGGCCTGGACCAGGACTACCAGGGGCGCCCCTTCGAGCCGATGCCGCAGCTGATGGCGGTGGCGGAGTACGTGACGAAGGAGCTGGCCATCTGCGCGGTGTGCGGGAACCCGGCCAACCGTTCGCAGCGCATCATTGGCAGCGAGGAGCGGGTGGTGGTGGGCGCGGCGGGTGCCTACGAGCCGCGCTGCCGCAAGTGTCACGTGGCGGAACCCGCGGAGGCGAGCCCTCCGCAGACGCTGAAGCTGTTCGACTGA
- the rpsR gene encoding 30S ribosomal protein S18 produces the protein MSNGMDSKQGAGASRGPGGGGGGYGGGSRGGDRGGDRGGDRDRGGDRGDRGGMGGDDDKRGGRGFGRKKVCRFCAEKNASVDFKDQATLKYFVTERGKIIPRRISGNCAKHQREVAVAIKRARGIALLPYNAVVG, from the coding sequence ATGAGCAACGGCATGGATAGCAAGCAGGGCGCGGGCGCTTCCCGCGGCCCCGGTGGCGGTGGCGGCGGCTACGGCGGCGGTTCGCGCGGTGGCGACCGTGGTGGCGATCGCGGCGGTGACCGCGACCGTGGTGGTGATCGCGGCGACCGCGGCGGCATGGGCGGCGACGACGACAAGCGCGGTGGCCGCGGCTTCGGCCGCAAGAAGGTCTGCCGGTTCTGCGCGGAGAAGAACGCGTCGGTGGACTTCAAGGACCAGGCGACGCTGAAGTACTTCGTCACCGAGCGCGGCAAGATCATCCCCCGCCGCATCTCCGGCAACTGCGCGAAGCACCAGCGTGAGGTGGCGGTGGCCATCAAGCGCGCCCGCGGCATCGCGCTCCTCCCCTACAACGCGGTGGTCGGCTAG
- the aqpZ gene encoding aquaporin Z, whose amino-acid sequence MRDGNVRAARTAPANGDAMQKYLAEAVGTFVLVLGGVGAAVLAGGRIGFLGVAFAFGLSLLAMVYTIGPISGCHVNPAVTVGLMMAGKFDKRHLAGYVIAQCVGAIIAAGVVLLIAKGAPGGYSAGAEGLGSNGYGVASPEGYGGGAAFIAEVVLTFLLVLTVLGATDSRAPVGFAGVAIGLVLTLIHLVGIPITNTSVNPARSLGPALFAGGDALRQLWMFIIAPLLGAAFASAVYRLVNRPAVQITAARAEQATDEERRERVAGPREVERPV is encoded by the coding sequence ATGCGAGACGGAAACGTGAGGGCCGCCCGGACGGCCCCCGCCAATGGCGACGCGATGCAGAAGTACCTGGCGGAGGCGGTGGGCACCTTCGTGCTGGTGCTCGGCGGCGTTGGGGCGGCGGTGCTGGCGGGCGGCCGCATCGGCTTCCTGGGCGTGGCCTTCGCCTTCGGGCTGTCGCTGCTGGCCATGGTCTACACGATTGGCCCCATCTCCGGCTGCCACGTGAACCCGGCCGTGACGGTGGGCCTGATGATGGCGGGCAAGTTCGACAAGCGGCACCTGGCTGGCTACGTCATCGCGCAGTGCGTGGGCGCCATCATCGCCGCGGGCGTGGTGCTGCTCATCGCGAAGGGCGCGCCGGGCGGCTACTCCGCGGGCGCGGAGGGGCTGGGCAGCAACGGCTACGGGGTGGCGTCGCCGGAGGGCTACGGCGGCGGGGCGGCCTTCATCGCGGAGGTGGTGCTCACCTTCCTGCTGGTGCTGACGGTGCTGGGGGCCACGGACTCGCGGGCGCCGGTGGGCTTCGCGGGCGTGGCCATTGGCCTGGTGCTGACGCTCATCCACCTGGTGGGCATCCCCATCACCAACACGTCGGTGAACCCGGCGCGCAGCCTGGGCCCGGCGCTGTTCGCCGGAGGCGACGCCCTGCGCCAGCTGTGGATGTTCATCATCGCGCCGCTGTTGGGGGCTGCCTTCGCGTCCGCGGTGTACCGGCTGGTGAACCGCCCGGCGGTGCAGATTACGGCCGCGCGCGCGGAGCAGGCGACGGACGAGGAGCGCCGGGAGCGCGTGGCGGGCCCGCGCGAGGTGGAGCGCCCCGTCTAA